The Aspergillus chevalieri M1 DNA, chromosome 5, nearly complete sequence genome includes a region encoding these proteins:
- a CDS encoding uncharacterized protein (COG:S;~EggNog:ENOG410PP4G;~InterPro:IPR006620,IPR005123;~PFAM:PF13640;~go_function: GO:0005506 - iron ion binding [Evidence IEA];~go_function: GO:0016491 - oxidoreductase activity [Evidence IEA];~go_function: GO:0016705 - oxidoreductase activity, acting on paired donors, with incorporation or reduction of molecular oxygen [Evidence IEA];~go_function: GO:0031418 - L-ascorbic acid binding [Evidence IEA];~go_process: GO:0055114 - oxidation-reduction process [Evidence IEA]), with protein sequence MDTFLPPEAPPSASAHRIDFATTSPPIPAYANSFAAVIDNILTEAECNELIRLAEASTVPPNDTAATPTWERAMINAGNGKQTLATDTRNCGRIMFDSFDLADKLLSRMMPFLQELGIDREENKPFVKRGKVYKLSRLNERLRFLRYEGGEYFRPHWDAMYMTPDGKERSFYTIHLYLNGEGEQDLEELRKEEERVASLWRQEGDSAFNRDINGKLLGGATSFFPRYEQQDVQVRVFPKAGSVLVFQHRDLLHSGDSVFQGVKYTMRTDIMYREE encoded by the coding sequence ATGGACACCTTTCTCCCTCCCGAGGCCCCTCCAAGCGCCTCAGCCCACCGTATCGACTTCGCAACCACCAGCCCCCCAATCCCCGCCTACGCCAACTCCTTCGCAGCAGTCATCGACAATATCCTCACTGAAGCAGAATGCAACGAACTCATCCGGCTCGCAGAAGCATCTACCGTGCCTCCTAATGACACCGCTGCAACACCAACATGGGAACGCGCGATGATCAACGCAGGCAACGGCAAACAAACACTGGCCACAGACACGCGAAACTGCGGCCGAATCATGTTCGACAGCTTTGACCTGGCCGATAAATTGCTGAGCAGAATGATGCCGtttttgcaggagcttgGGATCGACCGGGAGGAGAACAAACCGTTTGTGAAACGGGGGAAAGTGTACAAACTTTCAAGGCTGAATGAGAGATTGAGATTTTTGAGATATGAGGGCGGGGAATACTTTCGTCCGCATTGGGATGCAATGTATATGACGCCTGATGGGAAGGAGAGGTCGTTTTATACGATCCATCTCTACTTGAACGGGGAAGGGGAGCAGGATCTTGAGGAGTTGAgaaaggaggaggagagagtGGCCAGCTTGTGGCGCCAGGAAGGGGATAGTGCGTTTAACCGGGACATCAATGGGAAGCTTCTGGGTGGTGCGACATCGTTTTTCCCCCGGTATGAGCAGCAGGATGTGCAGGTTCGGGTGTTTCCCAAGGCTGGGTCGGTGTTGGTGTTTCAGCATAGAGATTTGCTACACAGTGGAGATTCTGTCTTTCAGGGGGTAAAGTATACGATGAGGACGGATATCATGTATCGGGAGGAATGA